One Coffea eugenioides isolate CCC68of chromosome 2, Ceug_1.0, whole genome shotgun sequence genomic window, TTCAATCTTATCCAAACTAACAATTAAGGAATTCAAAGCATCTTCTCTTTCAACTGAACAAGTGTAAACTTAGGCAGAAACAATCAAATTAAACGAGCAAACTATCCTGAGCTAGATTAAAATTGAACTTATCTATTCTAATATAATTACAATAATCTCCTTTGGAAGTTGAAAGGAATTTTTAGAAACTAAGGGGATGTTTGGTAAACAGGTATGGGGGTCAGGAATGGATATCAAAGTAATGATACCCATTGCAACTATTTGGTTGGAATGGGAATAATTCAATGGGGATCAAAGTTTTAGATTGTGCCCCCCATCATTCTCCACTTATGACTTGGGGTTCAAATTGATTAGCTCTTTAGTAGAATGAACCCCATTTTGGTTCAAAAACAACAGGCAAGGAAGAAGACCAAAACTCATACCCATAGTGGGGTTTATGGTTCCAATTCCgcaatgcaaaaaaaaaaaaacaccaagTTGACCGTAACTTCTAAACGCAAATTTAGTCAGACTAAATTAGGAGACGTTAATTAACCAGCGCAAGGAATCCTAGATTTAATGGTCCTGTAAATAATCCTTTTAAAATACTGGTCTAGCATCCAGAATATGCAGGAGAATGGAGAAGACATCCTACTAAAGAAGTCAACTTGTCATCAATACACACACTTCCCCCAGGGGATTGTATTATGCCATGTACGTTGGATGAAGCTTCAAAATGGTCATCAATGCCATCTCCAAAACTAAACAAATATGAGATATGACAAGGTTACGAACCTAATTTTGTTTAAACCCATTTAGTCCTATGAATGAAAAGGTGGTCTAAGTGGAAAAATGTAAATATTTCAAAGGAATCTCTTAATCAAGATGTATGGAATGAATGTACCCATCTAAAAATGATGAAACTATTCATTCCATTGACTGTTGTCAAATAACAGTGTGATAAACATGGTAAACATTGTCCTTTACAGTAAAGTTATACACATTGTTTGGTACGTAAGTTTACACAATCATACAAATAAGCATGAACAATATACAATTTTCTGTATAACTAGAAACTGGATATTTGTAAATAGAAAACAAATTTTATGTATTGAGCAAGACTAGAGATCTTTAACCATTGATCAATTTCCTGGACCCGTAAATTCAGGTACTTATTCATGTCATAACTGACCAACGGTCATACCAGATTGTAGGGTGCCATAGCTGTATACTAGGTCAAAAATATTACACAACTTGTTATAAATTGGATGATATTATCCTAATACAAGAGATTTCTGGTATTTCAAACATATTTAAAATCCTGTTCTATGTCCTCAGGACCAGAATCATGTTCTTGGTACTATACATTCATATTTTAATTCCAACGACCACTTGATTGGCTGGTGATTCCAAATTCTATAACACCATATTGCATATTCTTCATCACTGTATAAGCTACCTATAATATGAACCAATCCTAAATTTTAGGACTCTGTCCCACTGTAACACCTGCTCATATAGTTATATGACCCAAAGACGGTCATTATGATTTGCGTGACATTCAACAGCTTGAGTATATGATtggaacatatatatatatatatatatatgtccaCAGTAGCTGCACTTGTTCCTTATCAGTCTATTACCCATCATTGGCTCTAAAGAAAGTTGCATTACTATAATGCACATGTTCAGAACATTTTTTAGAATCATATAGTCTGGAAACAGAACATTCCCATGAATACTTAACATTATCATCATTCGAAGCCTCAAACAGTGTTTCAGAATTTGAAAAGAATAAGTCTAGGATAAATAAAGACAGTGACTGCTACACGAAATATAGAGCACAATGCCAGAGAACAACCTCCAAAAAGTTGGAAATCATAAGTTTTCTTCATAAACCCAGACAAACTTCATAAACTTACCATGGTTAAACTTATAAGTAAGAGCAAACAGTATGTCAATCTGGACCTCACTTAACTTTCGTCCGTCCAAGTAATAAAAAGCAGGGAAAATAATTTCCCCCTTTCATTATAAATGGCTCATAGCACCCAAATGCACAATGTACAATCTACTAATGCTCGTTAATCAATCTAATGGTGTAATATGCATTAAATCTGATAACTAATGCTAAAGAGTCATGACTTGttagaaaagcaaaagcatAGCAATGAGGTGAAGCTGTTCAAGAATTTAAGGACACAGGTGTCTCATTTAGATTTTATAAAATTCCAAAGACAAAAGTGATCATTCTCAAACCTGAAAATGGGAGCTGTTGATGCTTCGAGCAACTTGTCTAAATAAAGGCACCATGCAGCGCTGAAACTCCTCAGACTGTGTGGCTTCCAAGACATCTTCTAGTTCTCCAAGAAAGAGAACTTCCTTGCCGCAGTTGGTTACAGGCCAGTACTTCAGCAATCCCCTAATCACAATATCTGCCAATCTATAATCTTTCTCTACGAATTGTGTAATGCAGTAAGATAACTGCTGATGATATGATGCGACACACTTGGCCTTGTGCAATGGAATAAGAGCCCGAACAAGGAACAATTTATGCTCTTCTTTCATTGGCAGAGCGAACCCATTTATAATACTTCCAAGAATCTCTAGCAACTCACAAATCCCACTGTGCCTCTCTGTTTCAAATAAAAACCGGTAAAATACATCATTTATCGCTTTCCTAATAAATGGGCGATGCACCATGAATTTCCCATAAATGCGGTGAAGAATAGTCTTCAAGTATTCACGCTCTCTGGCGTCCTCAGAATCGAATAAATCCAGTAATTTTAGAACAAAAGAATGATCAAGATATCGCTTGGCTATCTTAGTGTCCATATCAGGTGATACCACATATCTCAAAAGTAACTCATACACAAGTTGCAAGTGAGGCCATGATGGGTCCATAAACATTTCATCCTCATCAGGGTCACCACTCTCTGACCCTGTATTCTCATGCATTGCAGGCGGTAAACACCGAAAAACATTGATTGATATCATTTTCACTAACCCTTCCTGcattatttcattcattttagaaGACCCTGATTGCACTAATTCAATCAGCTCATTGAGAGTTTGCCTCTTAATCTCCTTTTCTCGGGCATTCTTCAAAGTGTCTGAAAAATCAAAGGAAACGCAACAAATTTGGAGCTTTCTGATGAACAAAGCATGCCTTTCAGACAGCGGAATTTCTTTCAACAAGGGTAATACTTCAACCACTCCAGAACTGTGTCCCAGACAGTCCAAAGACAAAGGTTGAGATGGTGCACCGGCCGTTCTTGAAGCATGATTAACAGTAACATCAGGATTAGGCGCTGCATTGTTGGTAGGTATTGGGGTCTCAGCTCCATCCGATTTTGAGGCCTTTCGATGTcctttttttctgattttattgaACATACTTTTAAACCACTACTAACACTATATCCTCCCTTCCTCTACTGCTTCTTCACTATTCCACATGAAACCTAAGATATGCCCCAAACATCAAAAAACTTCACAAAGCCTTTTCAAGAATAAACTAATAAATAACGTTAACAACGCATAACAAACATAATAACACAAAAAgggaatctttttttttttttttttgctggtcTATAATGACAGTAATTTTTTGTGCCCGCTGCTTTTTAATTCATATTTCAACAGAAATAACAAAAGGGTCAGTAAGAAATACCTCAAGGGATTGAGAATCGACTGTTTAGAAGAAGTCGATGATCAATGAATTTAATGTAAACCCTGAAAATTAAGACATAAAAATGGCACAGAAATGCAGGAATTACAGTCAAATTTCTTGGGGAGAATGAATCAAGAATTACACACTGGAGTGTGTGTAGAGAGCGAAAGAATGAGTGGGATGAAAgctaaagaaaaaattttgggaTATTAGATTAAGATGAGAGAAGATTAGAGATCCGAAAAGGAAGGGGAAATCGTATGAGATGGAAAGCCCCAAACCATTTGTGTGCGCGCCTCCCAGTCCGAGCTCGCTGCAACAAATATGTATCAGTGTTTATTTAtatttctttctatttttgTGGTTCTACTGTGTAAGTACATGTAAAGATTTAACTGCTGGACACTTGGATAGCaccttccttttttcttttgctttacaTTTTACTCCTCTTGCTTTTGGACCAATTTTAAGCACTTCTTTCCTTCCAGTATgagatctctctctctctctctctaactaATAATAGCATGATAACACCTTATATTCGtttgaatttcatttttcaGAAAATTTCTTTAATCACTTTAATAATGTAACGTGTGTGATATAAAATTctaaaagattttcaaaatcaCGTTCATCTAATCTTTACACAAATTGTTATTGTTTCACTTTTAGATGACTTAAATAACAATAAAGGGTCTAGTTTTAGAGATTAATATTCTTTATAGAAgtcaaaatcatttttctattaGGATTTTATTAGTACCAAGCACTAACAAATAGCAAGTGTATTAAGAAATCAAATTTGGGTTGCCCAGGACTTTAGATGGTGTTAGTAGTAGACTGGTAAGTCTATTATATGGATAATAGATTTTCAACCGAAACCCAGCCAATTACTTGCcttctggaaaaattttcaattcttcAAGGTTAGAGATGTATTTAGCTGAATACGTAGTTGTTAGTAGTACTTTAGACAGTGATTGTATTTATGTTAAGCtctctactctctctctctctctcccaaCTTTTGGAGATTTGGTGCAACGAGAAATTTTAGAACTATTACCTTCGATATTTCCTTTTTAAACATAGCAACTATTTATTTTCGGAAATTTCAAGTTTAGCAAGTCAAATCAGTAGGCAAATTTACAGTTCAGTTGAAATTCCCAATTATTGGCACAGTAATGACGCCGTACTTAGTCGTACCATCAAAATAGAACAGAGAACCGCCGGAAATGCTCAATCAACACATCCAATATTTCTCGCACTTCGTTTCATCAGACGAAGAGTAACACAGACACGGTCCCATGATTCCACGTCCCACTTAACCAAACGGGGCTACTAGTCTCTGAGCTAAGCGTCCTAAAATACGTGGACCAGAAACTAGGATAGTAGAAAATCCCTCTAACCACCCAGAGGCACCCCCAACAATTCTGGCATCCAATATCTTTTGTTTACCTCCCACGACAGTTAGGCCAATCTTCTACAGCCCAACCCAAGCCACCTACTCCCCCTGCAACACACCAGAAGTCCAACCACATATCTTGAGAACTAGCTCTAAACAGACAGTTCTCTCTAGGCACAAACGCCTGCATATTTAACCACTTTGTCTGCCAGTATCAGATTTTGTCTTCAGCTGCCAAGACTCAGCAGCGCCAGACTTTGTAAGGGTGCAGTTTTTCTACTGGCTAGCATTCTGGGGGAAAAACCTGCCAAGTAAAAGAGCACTCGGAGCCTTAAACCAAATTTCtggaagataaaaaaaaagccACACATTGGCTGCAGTCTTTGAAACCCAGGGGCGTTTATGAACCGCAACAGGCCCATGCAGGGAAGTCGGGGAGGGGATTCATGAACCTTACTAATGAAAGTCCATAGAATTCATCAAAAACCGACAATTAGCTTTATATACAGCTGAAAAGTCATACAGCAGTACTGAAAACATCCAGAAAATTGTCAAAGGTTTCATGGCTTTCTACACAACGGACAAAGATGAAGATATAGTTTCAAACCCCCAAAGTTTTTTAGAAGATTTTTAGTGAACAGTCACCATCTGTGCTTTGGTGCAAGGGCTTCTTAGCATCTAACCTGCAAACAATGCAACATAATAAGCACATAGAACAGAAAAATTAGATCACTCCAACAGGAGTGAGCacacaaacattaaagaaatcTGACATTTATGATCCTCTTTTATCAAACCAAAAGAATTTCTTTAAGAACATTTTTTAGTTCAATTACTTGAAAATTAAAATGTGCCTTCTTTAATtgaaatataaagaaaaaaaattgaatgttTAAAAAGCACGTTCTCattttactctctctctctctctcttcagaATATTTCCAACCATGACATATGGGAGCTTAGTAGTAAGAGAACTACTTTTAACTGGTCAGGGCCCTTGCCCCTGACTCCTCCAACATTAGACTTGTACCTCCCAAATATTTTAACAGCAATTATCTCATAGTCCAACCTAAAAGGGCATGGGCATCAACAgcaggaaaacaagaaaaggacAACATTATGCCGACAATTAAGTTGAATTTGCAGGTATAATTTCAGCCAAAAAGAGACACTTTGCCTGCAGTAAATTTGTTTTCCATGAAATGCTGTCAATTTGTTGTTCACATACCATTTCTCACAAATTCCTACCTTCCCTTCAAATCATTTTGCTAATAAATTTTCATCCTTAGTGAATCTTATGTAAAAGCTTCAATATGCTAAACACTGATTGATGTATCAAATATCCTAttaatcatccaaatcaattttATTCCTGACAAGAAACATTTACTGGATGCCAAGAAATTGAGCTATCACCTAACTACATGACTAGAAGTTTCATTTAAGGACTCTCTCATAATTAAGGAGCCAATTTTAGATCCTGACTACAAGTTGATTGGGAAGATACTCAAGGCTCACTACTTGCCAACACCATCATCACAAAATGTAGCAGAAAGTTAACACAGTTTAGACTAGTATAGACCCAAGCAAGACGGATGAGCATATAAAGCAGAGTTTACCTTTCTAGTGCCAATTTTAGATGCTGACTACAAGTTGATTGGGAAGATACTTAAGGCTCACTACTTGCTAACACCATCATCACAAAATGTAGCAAAAAATGTAACACAGTTTAGACTAGTAGAGACTGAAGCAAGACGGACGAGTATATAAAGCAGAGTTTACCTTTATAGTGCAGTTACCAACCCCCTTTATCATTTCCATCCTTTGCCTGGCCCCAGGAGCTTGCCGGTGCTTTACCCCAAGCATCAGCTGTGCCAGCACCTTCCCCCTTCCCCATAGCCGGTTGGTTCCAACTAGATGATGTGGCTCCACCAGAAGAATTTGATGTTTTCCAATTATTATTTTGGCTATTCCAGCAACCGGAATTAGTATCACTTCCACTAACATCTTTGCTTAAACCAAGTCCTCCGGTACAGCCACCAGCTTGCTCAATGTCTCCACTTTCAGCAGGCTCCTTTGATTTATTCCCATCTGAACCAGCACCTTGCCACTGATTCGTATCACCAGCTTGCCAATTGCCTCCACTATTGTTGCTTACCCATCCACCAGCATTACTACAAGACCCATTTTTCCCAGAATTAGGCTTATCACCACTAGCTACATCTATAGCTCCATGATTCCAGCCACTAGATTGGGCACCGATCCCACCAGCACTATTGCTTCCCTTGTTCCACCCACCAGCTTGAGCACTATCTCTTCCACCAACAGCTGCCCAACCTGAATTCCCACTCTGCGACTGGCCTTTGCCATGAACTCCATCATCCCAACTGCCACCAGCATTATCGTTTCCTTTGTTCCATCCACCAGCTCGAGCACTATCTCCTCCCCCAGCAGCCACCCAACCTGAATTCGCACTCTGCCATTGGCCTTTGTCACGATCTCCATCATTCCAATTACCTCCACCACTACTACTTTTCCAGTCCACGTCCTTGTTTGACATGTTATAGCGGTAGGACTTATCTTGATCAGAATCATTTTTATTCCAATCATCCCTCCTTCCACGTCCTCTTCCTCCAAAACCACCTCTGCCACGAAACCCCCCCCTATCTGATCCACCTCTCCCACCAAAATCACCAAAATCTCCCCTATCCGATCGACCTCTACCACCAAATCCTCCCCTACCTGATCTACCCCTACCCCCAAAACCACCACGGTCAGAACGACCTTCAAAGTCACCTCGTTCAGAACCTCTGCGCCCAAAACCATCTCTATCTTGCCCCCATCTTCCTCCTCGGCCTCCCCTCCAATTTCCACCTCTTCCCTGGTTATCAAAAGTGTCATTTTGCCCTTCATTACTGCCAAAGTTATTGTCTGAGTTCCAATTGCTCTTGCTGCTCCAAGAGTTTTGTTTTCCCCCAGCCTCAGTTTCCCCACTCCACTTGCTTTGGCCCCAACCTGATGATGAACCTCCACCAGCATCACTTGCTCCACCCCCCTTGCTTTGACCCCAACCTGAGGATGAGCCTCCACCAGCATCAGTTGCTCCACCTGACTTGCTTTGACCCCAACCTGAAGTTGAACCTCCCTCCGATGTTTTTTTGCTGTTCCAGGGATCATCTTTGCCTGCCTCCACATCCATTTTACTGTCATCAGATTTCTGAGACCAGCTTTTATCTTTCTTCTGCCAATCTGAGGATTCATTTTGGTCATTAGCCCGACCACCATTCCAACCTGTATGAGATTTTCCACCCCATTCACCAGTATCTTTAGTAGCACCCCTCCATTTGGATTCACCATTGTCCCCTGATGCATTTGGCTTGCCCCAACCACTCTCTTTATCTCCAGCAGAGGATACATTTTTATCCCAACTATCTGCTCGACCACTATTCCAACTCCAATGGTTTCCCTTCGATGCATCACCACTGAAGCCATGTTCATCTGTATTGCCTTTTCCCCAGTTGGAAGTCTCGCCCTGACCAAATGACCTTCCCCTACCAAATTGACCTCTTCCGCCTCGACCACCTCTTCCACTTCTTCCACCTGAACCACGGGCCCTGCCGAATGATTCTGACCTCCCCCAACTCCCACCTTGATCAGTATCACCTTTATTTTCAGTTGAACCAACCTCTTTGCTCCAAGAAGCAGATCCTCCATCCGGTTTACTCCAAGAAGATCCATGACCTTGCTTGCTCCAAGTGGATCCTCCGTCCGGTTTGCTCCAAGAGCTGGATCCTCCGCCCGGTTTGCTCCAAGAATTGGATCCTCCATCCGGGTTGCTCCAAGAGGATTCACCACCTTGCTTGCTCTGACAACTGGATCCCCCGTCCGGTTTGCTCCAAGAACTGGATCCCCCACCCGGTTTGCTCCAAGAGGATTCACCACCTTGCTTGCTCAGAGAACTGGATCCCCCATCTGGTTTGCTCCAAGAACTGAATCCTCCATCAGGTTTGCTCCAAGAACTGGATCCTCCATCTGGTTTGCTCCAAGAGGATTCACCACCTTTCTTGCTCTGAGAACTGGATCCCCCATCTGGTTTGCTCCAAGAACTGAATCCTCCGTCAGGTTTGCTCCAAGAACTGGATCCTCCATCTGGTTTGCTCCAAGAGGATTCACCACCTTGCTTGCTCTGAGAACTGGATCCCCGGTCTGGTTTGCTCCAAGAACTGGATCCTCCATCCGGTTTGCTCCAAGAACTGGATCCTCCATCCGGTTTGCTCCAAGAACTGGATCCTCCATCCAGTTTGCTCCAAGAGGATTCACCACCTTGCTTGCTCTGAGAAGTGGATCCTCCATCCAGTTTGCTCCAAGAGGATTCACCACCTTGCTTGCTCTGAGAAGTGGATCCTCCATCTGGTTTATTCCATGAGGAACCACCAACTTGCTTATTCCCAAAAGATCCACCATCTTGTTTATTCCAAGAAGATCCACCATCAATGACTCGTGCACTTTGGTTCCAAGCACTTTCATCTCCTGCACCTTCTCCATCCTTTCTCGTGCTCTGCCAGTTTCCTGTCTCATGTGTATTTGAAGTCGTAACTTTATTCCAGGCATTTGCATCTGGTTGATCTGAACCACCATCGGCATTTCCCCAACCCATAGTTGGCTTCTCAGGAGCAACTCCAGAAGCATTCCAGGCTGACTTGCTTCCACTTGAATCATCTTTAATGCTCAAATTCTCAGCAGCTTGGCCCCAAGAATCCTCCTTAGGCTCCTGGGTAGTGGACTGATGAGCAGATTCAAGAGCTTTTCCCCAACTGTCAGAAGCATTACCCACAAAACTTGTACTAAAAGCTCCTTTCTTACTACTGTCTTCTTTGTTTCCCCAATTAGCAACCTGTCCACCGTCACCAGAAGTTTGTCGAGCTGCTGCAGCTGCACCCCATGATGGACCTTGACTTGGAGTAGGTTTAACCTCCCAGGAAGAGTGACCTGCATCCTCATAAATAAGATGGGAACATAAGTAGAAATCGTAATGATATAAAATTTACAAATGAAGTCTTTAAACTACAAATGCAGCACCATTGCTGTGAATCATGCAACTACATAAAATCATATAAAAGCCAGCAAGCCAACCAAAGATTTCCCACCAAAGCTGACTGATGAGAAACTTGGAAGAAACAAACCAGCTAAGTCTCTCACTTACCTGCTTAGCTGAACCACAACTGCTAATTTGGAACATTACAAGCCCATTGTTTTAAAATGTAGTACATTCAACCATACCTTTGTTGGCTTCATCCACAGATATAAGAGGATTGGAAGATTGAGCTTCTGTCCAAAGCTGTAGCATATAAAGATTTCTCAGATATCTACAATGTaaggggatttttttttttttttggttgggggGTTGGGGAGGGGGGAATAACGTGAACTATGAACTAACCGAGGAGTTAGATGCAGGAAAAGCAGGCCAAGAGCTCCTGAAACATGTGACAGTGTTATCAGATTAAAATCAGCAGCTTAGCAGCGAAACAGATGAAA contains:
- the LOC113761298 gene encoding serine/threonine protein phosphatase 2A 57 kDa regulatory subunit B' beta isoform-like; amino-acid sequence: MFNKIRKKGHRKASKSDGAETPIPTNNAAPNPDVTVNHASRTAGAPSQPLSLDCLGHSSGVVEVLPLLKEIPLSERHALFIRKLQICCVSFDFSDTLKNAREKEIKRQTLNELIELVQSGSSKMNEIMQEGLVKMISINVFRCLPPAMHENTGSESGDPDEDEMFMDPSWPHLQLVYELLLRYVVSPDMDTKIAKRYLDHSFVLKLLDLFDSEDAREREYLKTILHRIYGKFMVHRPFIRKAINDVFYRFLFETERHSGICELLEILGSIINGFALPMKEEHKLFLVRALIPLHKAKCVASYHQQLSYCITQFVEKDYRLADIVIRGLLKYWPVTNCGKEVLFLGELEDVLEATQSEEFQRCMVPLFRQVARSINSSHFQVAERALFWWNNEHIVSLIAENRHTILPIIFEALEKNIKCHWNQAINGLTANVRRMFQEMDAELFEECQRQYEEREARAGSLEEQRVLTWKRLEEAAANGC
- the LOC113760776 gene encoding protein RNA-directed DNA methylation 3 isoform X1 → MAPSAKGKEKVIDGGKGSSGKRKRNIGGGDDGKTGGRKRKNRGVLQFFDDAAYEVDEDDASDDSFFDDDSLEDEFDTAAAAMQFQSEPSRAPFLPFVPKVEEPTEEELEKMLQERYKPGSTFVTYAEDNYESKRTVEMPEHCPSVKDPIIWKVKCMVGRERHSAFCLMQKYVDLQFLGKKLQIISAFTIDHVKGFIYIEAEKQCDINEACNGLCSIYSSRVAPVPKEDINHLFSVKNKSNGISEGMWARVKNGKYKGDLAQVVAVNSARKKVTVKLIPRIDLKALAEKFGRGITANKTANPAPRLISNSELEEFRPLIQCRRDRDTNKVFEVLDGMMLKDGYLYKKVSIDSLSFWGVTPTEDELLKFEPSRNEEYNDLEWLSQLYGEQKKKRPLLSDKGGGKGEGSSTPSLDTDFEVHDLVFLGRKDFGVVIGTEKDEIFKIIKEGSEGPVVVTIPRKELKNASFDKKLFTALDQKMKNISINDRVRVLDGPMKDREGIVKKIYRGIIFLYNETVEENSGYICFKAQLCEKVELPGEARNEKDGEQETVVFGDFASSPKSPLSPKQSDQGRDGSRNFNRENNTMFSVGQSLRIRVGPLKGYLCRVLAIRRSDITVKLDSQHKILTVKCEHLAEVRAKSSGISLGEESDSLRPFDLLGTQDGSTDWLDGTAKAAAGGNWNAEGFSTERSSWPAFPASNSSLWTEAQSSNPLISVDEANKGHSSWEVKPTPSQGPSWGAAAAARQTSGDGGQVANWGNKEDSSKKGAFSTSFVGNASDSWGKALESAHQSTTQEPKEDSWGQAAENLSIKDDSSGSKSAWNASGVAPEKPTMGWGNADGGSDQPDANAWNKVTTSNTHETGNWQSTRKDGEGAGDESAWNQSARVIDGGSSWNKQDGGSFGNKQVGGSSWNKPDGGSTSQSKQGGESSWSKLDGGSTSQSKQGGESSWSKLDGGSSSWSKPDGGSSSWSKPDGGSSSWSKPDRGSSSQSKQGGESSWSKPDGGSSSWSKPDGGFSSWSKPDGGSSSQSKKGGESSWSKPDGGSSSWSKPDGGFSSWSKPDGGSSSLSKQGGESSWSKPGGGSSSWSKPDGGSSCQSKQGGESSWSNPDGGSNSWSKPGGGSSSWSKPDGGSTWSKQGHGSSWSKPDGGSASWSKEVGSTENKGDTDQGGSWGRSESFGRARGSGGRSGRGGRGGRGQFGRGRSFGQGETSNWGKGNTDEHGFSGDASKGNHWSWNSGRADSWDKNVSSAGDKESGWGKPNASGDNGESKWRGATKDTGEWGGKSHTGWNGGRANDQNESSDWQKKDKSWSQKSDDSKMDVEAGKDDPWNSKKTSEGGSTSGWGQSKSGGATDAGGGSSSGWGQSKGGGASDAGGGSSSGWGQSKWSGETEAGGKQNSWSSKSNWNSDNNFGSNEGQNDTFDNQGRGGNWRGGRGGRWGQDRDGFGRRGSERGDFEGRSDRGGFGGRGRSGRGGFGGRGRSDRGDFGDFGGRGGSDRGGFRGRGGFGGRGRGRRDDWNKNDSDQDKSYRYNMSNKDVDWKSSSGGGNWNDGDRDKGQWQSANSGWVAAGGGDSARAGGWNKGNDNAGGSWDDGVHGKGQSQSGNSGWAAVGGRDSAQAGGWNKGSNSAGGIGAQSSGWNHGAIDVASGDKPNSGKNGSCSNAGGWVSNNSGGNWQAGDTNQWQGAGSDGNKSKEPAESGDIEQAGGCTGGLGLSKDVSGSDTNSGCWNSQNNNWKTSNSSGGATSSSWNQPAMGKGEGAGTADAWGKAPASSWGQAKDGNDKGGW
- the LOC113760776 gene encoding protein RNA-directed DNA methylation 3 isoform X2, producing the protein MAPSAKGKEKVIDGGKGSSGKRKRNIGGGDDGKTGGRKRKNRGVLQFFDDAAYEVDEDDASDDSFFDDDSLEDEFDTAAAAMQFQSEPSRAPFLPFVPKVEEPTEEELEKMLQERYKPGSTFVTYAEDNYESKRTVEMPEHCPSVKDPIIWKVKCMVGRERHSAFCLMQKYVDLQFLGKKLQIISAFTIDHVKGFIYIEAEKQCDINEACNGLCSIYSSRVAPVPKEDINHLFSVKNKSNGISEGMWARVKNGKYKGDLAQVVAVNSARKKVTVKLIPRIDLKALAEKFGRGITANKTANPAPRLISNSELEEFRPLIQCRRDRDTNKVFEVLDGMMLKDGYLYKKVSIDSLSFWGVTPTEDELLKFEPSRNEEYNDLEWLSQLYGEQKKKRPLLSDKGGGKGEGSSTPSLDTDFEVHDLVFLGRKDFGVVIGTEKDEIFKIIKEGSEGPVVVTIPRKELKNASFDKKLFTALDQKMKNISINDRVRVLDGPMKDREGIVKKIYRGIIFLYNETVEENSGYICFKAQLCEKVELPGEARNEKDGEQETVVFGDFASSPKSPLSPKQSDQGRDGSRNFNRENNTMFSVGQSLRIRVGPLKGYLCRVLAIRRSDITVKLDSQHKILTVKCEHLAEVRAKSSGISLGEESDSLRPFDLLGTQDGSTDWLDGTAKAAAGGNWNAEGFSTERSSWPAFPASNSSLWTEAQSSNPLISVDEANKGHSSWEVKPTPSQGPSWGAAAAARQTSGDGGQVANWGNKEDSSKKGAFSTSFVGNASDSWGKALESAHQSTTQEPKEDSWGQAAENLSIKDDSSGSKSAWNASGVAPEKPTMGWGNADGGSDQPDANAWNKVTTSNTHETGNWQSTRKDGEGAGDESAWNQSARVIDGGSSWNKQDGGSFGNKQVGGSSWNKPDGGSTSQSKQGGESSWSKLDGGSSSWSKPDGGSSSWSKPDRGSSSQSKQGGESSWSKPDGGSSSWSKPDGGFSSWSKPDGGSSSQSKKGGESSWSKPDGGSSSWSKPDGGFSSWSKPDGGSSSLSKQGGESSWSKPGGGSSSWSKPDGGSSCQSKQGGESSWSNPDGGSNSWSKPGGGSSSWSKPDGGSTWSKQGHGSSWSKPDGGSASWSKEVGSTENKGDTDQGGSWGRSESFGRARGSGGRSGRGGRGGRGQFGRGRSFGQGETSNWGKGNTDEHGFSGDASKGNHWSWNSGRADSWDKNVSSAGDKESGWGKPNASGDNGESKWRGATKDTGEWGGKSHTGWNGGRANDQNESSDWQKKDKSWSQKSDDSKMDVEAGKDDPWNSKKTSEGGSTSGWGQSKSGGATDAGGGSSSGWGQSKGGGASDAGGGSSSGWGQSKWSGETEAGGKQNSWSSKSNWNSDNNFGSNEGQNDTFDNQGRGGNWRGGRGGRWGQDRDGFGRRGSERGDFEGRSDRGGFGGRGRSGRGGFGGRGRSDRGDFGDFGGRGGSDRGGFRGRGGFGGRGRGRRDDWNKNDSDQDKSYRYNMSNKDVDWKSSSGGGNWNDGDRDKGQWQSANSGWVAAGGGDSARAGGWNKGNDNAGGSWDDGVHGKGQSQSGNSGWAAVGGRDSAQAGGWNKGSNSAGGIGAQSSGWNHGAIDVASGDKPNSGKNGSCSNAGGWVSNNSGGNWQAGDTNQWQGAGSDGNKSKEPAESGDIEQAGGCTGGLGLSKDVSGSDTNSGCWNSQNNNWKTSNSSGGATSSSWNQPAMGKGEGAGTADAWGKAPASSWGQAKDGNDKGGW